The following coding sequences are from one Alphaproteobacteria bacterium GM7ARS4 window:
- the rsfS gene encoding ribosome silencing factor: MRDAHREIVPCRDKVRMITRHLDSYKAEDIVTIPLQGKSILADYMVIASGNNARHVKALADKLIRRFKGKTPSPIAIEGMARGDWVLLDMGDIIVHLFKPEVRLFYRLEKLWMSPAHRMAQNAQTKATTTAEQKQKPL; this comes from the coding sequence ATGCGGGACGCCCATAGGGAGATAGTGCCATGTCGTGACAAGGTGCGCATGATAACGCGCCATCTCGACTCCTATAAGGCAGAGGATATTGTGACGATCCCTCTTCAAGGAAAATCTATTCTTGCCGACTATATGGTCATTGCCTCAGGCAATAATGCGCGTCATGTCAAAGCCCTTGCCGACAAACTCATCAGGCGCTTCAAGGGGAAAACGCCATCGCCTATCGCTATCGAGGGGATGGCGCGGGGTGATTGGGTGCTCCTCGATATGGGCGACATCATCGTCCATCTCTTCAAGCCAGAGGTGCGCCTTTTTTACAGATTGGAAAAATTATGGATGTCTCCCGCCCATAGGATGGCACAAAACGCCCAGACGAAGGCGACCACGACAGCAGAGCAAAAACAAAAACCGCTCTGA
- a CDS encoding nicotinic acid mononucleotide adenylyltransferase, with product MSLNPFLSPSGLSTAKPRIGLLGGSFNPPHKGHVHISVLAYKYLALDEVWWLVTPHNPLKQEMNKSLRAYQQRVDKARQISHTFPMIKVSMIEHQCRARSTYELVTLLQRYRCWCRCAYVFIMGADVVRDVPLWHKWSLLVQRVPLAIFDRPPYTSSTLNGQFAHRYRRYRKPVRQGQQLLAMGPPSWIFFHTAGRTDISSTHIRREHRASHESSHEFSQGSFDAQKGIRP from the coding sequence ATGAGTCTCAACCCTTTTCTCAGCCCCTCTGGCCTCTCCACAGCAAAACCAAGAATAGGGCTCTTAGGGGGCTCTTTTAATCCCCCTCACAAAGGCCATGTCCATATCAGCGTGCTTGCCTACAAATATCTTGCGTTGGACGAAGTATGGTGGCTTGTGACGCCTCATAATCCCCTCAAGCAAGAGATGAATAAGAGTTTGCGCGCCTATCAGCAACGTGTTGACAAGGCACGTCAGATAAGTCACACTTTCCCTATGATTAAGGTCAGCATGATAGAACATCAATGTCGCGCTCGTTCCACATACGAGCTGGTGACATTGCTCCAAAGATACCGCTGTTGGTGTCGATGCGCGTATGTCTTTATTATGGGCGCTGATGTTGTGCGTGATGTCCCGCTTTGGCACAAATGGTCTCTCTTGGTGCAGCGTGTGCCTCTCGCTATTTTCGATAGGCCCCCTTATACTTCATCGACCCTTAATGGACAATTTGCCCATCGCTATCGGCGCTATCGAAAGCCTGTGAGACAAGGACAACAATTGCTGGCGATGGGCCCTCCCTCTTGGATTTTCTTTCATACGGCTGGAAGGACGGACATCTCTTCTACCCATATACGAAGAGAACATCGGGCCTCTCATGAGTCTTCTCATGAGTTTTCTCAGGGGTCTTTTGACGCGCAGAAGGGTATACGTCCATGA